From Alienimonas californiensis, a single genomic window includes:
- a CDS encoding TlpA family protein disulfide reductase: protein MRRYPFVPTLAAAFVVGPLLLTGCSEGTSPYVDEAAEATEGTGEFPDGAVNRSLDPGDAGTVGPANLDGEPDGDEAGATTEGMNTEGANAEGMNETAPAGPPVTAKPVSYEELRSLIEAADGPVLVDMWADWCAPCREAFPHTVALAREHKEDGLTVISLAFNSEKDLDAVQSFLTEVGAGELTNVYTEDGGESEQWDPLAGPDGLPLPTLLVFNADGEEVARIIGGGEGPRAELDAAVADALGG from the coding sequence ATGCGCCGCTACCCCTTTGTTCCGACCCTCGCCGCAGCGTTCGTCGTCGGCCCGCTCCTCCTCACCGGCTGTAGTGAGGGAACGTCGCCCTACGTCGACGAGGCCGCGGAAGCGACCGAGGGCACCGGCGAGTTCCCCGACGGGGCGGTGAACCGCTCCCTCGACCCCGGCGACGCCGGCACCGTCGGCCCGGCGAACCTGGACGGCGAACCGGACGGCGACGAAGCCGGCGCCACCACGGAGGGCATGAACACGGAGGGCGCGAACGCGGAGGGCATGAACGAAACCGCCCCCGCCGGCCCGCCCGTCACCGCCAAGCCGGTCAGCTACGAGGAGTTGCGGTCCCTCATCGAAGCCGCGGACGGCCCCGTGCTGGTGGACATGTGGGCGGACTGGTGCGCCCCCTGTCGCGAGGCCTTCCCGCACACCGTCGCCCTGGCCCGCGAGCACAAGGAGGACGGGCTGACGGTCATCTCGCTGGCGTTCAACAGCGAGAAGGACCTGGACGCCGTGCAGTCGTTCCTCACCGAGGTCGGCGCCGGCGAACTGACGAACGTCTACACCGAGGACGGCGGCGAGAGCGAGCAGTGGGACCCGCTGGCCGGCCCGGACGGCCTGCCCCTGCCGACCCTGCTGGTGTTCAACGCGGACGGCGAAGAGGTCGCCCGCATCATCGGCGGCGGGGAGGGCCCGCGGGCCGAACTCGACGCCGCCGTCGCCGACGCCCTCGGCGGCTGA
- a CDS encoding NAD(P)-dependent alcohol dehydrogenase: MRAIVFRDYGDPDVLHLEDRPDPEYGGDEVLIQVAAASVNPVDARLRQGEMKWLLPGGFPRIPGYDVAGTVVAAGDRTHFKPGDRVVAFLDHLYGGASAERAVCSADSMIPIGDAVPFDEAAAIPLAASTALQSLRDHGKMQSGDRVLINGASGGVGAFAVQIAAAYGATVTGVAGGSNEAFVRDLGAAEFIDYEKTSFADSGQKWDVIFDAAGKSSFGKAKAVLTEDGRYVSTEPSLKNAATSLLSWPMDQQSKVMLAQSRAEDLTELMRLYDAGQLKVTIARRFPLAEAAAAHRMIENDSFRGKIVLTVDAAPG; encoded by the coding sequence ATGCGTGCCATCGTCTTCCGAGACTACGGCGACCCGGACGTCCTGCACCTGGAGGACCGGCCTGACCCGGAGTACGGGGGCGACGAGGTCCTCATCCAAGTGGCCGCCGCCAGCGTGAACCCCGTCGACGCCCGGCTGCGGCAGGGCGAGATGAAATGGCTGCTGCCGGGCGGGTTCCCGCGCATCCCCGGCTACGACGTGGCCGGGACCGTCGTTGCGGCGGGGGACCGCACGCACTTCAAACCGGGCGATCGGGTGGTGGCGTTCCTCGATCACCTCTACGGCGGGGCGTCCGCGGAACGGGCGGTCTGCTCCGCGGACAGCATGATCCCGATCGGCGACGCCGTGCCGTTCGACGAGGCCGCCGCCATCCCGCTGGCCGCCTCGACGGCGCTCCAGTCGCTGCGGGATCACGGCAAGATGCAGTCCGGCGACCGCGTGCTGATCAACGGCGCCAGCGGGGGCGTGGGCGCCTTCGCCGTGCAGATCGCCGCGGCCTACGGGGCGACCGTCACCGGCGTCGCCGGCGGGTCGAACGAGGCGTTCGTGCGGGACCTCGGCGCCGCCGAGTTCATCGACTACGAGAAGACGTCGTTCGCCGACTCGGGGCAGAAGTGGGACGTGATCTTCGACGCGGCTGGGAAAAGCTCGTTCGGCAAGGCGAAGGCCGTGCTGACGGAGGACGGCCGCTACGTCTCCACGGAGCCGAGCCTGAAGAACGCGGCGACCTCGCTGCTGAGCTGGCCGATGGACCAGCAGAGCAAGGTGATGCTGGCCCAGTCACGGGCGGAGGACCTGACGGAACTGATGCGCCTGTACGACGCCGGCCAGTTGAAGGTGACGATCGCCCGCCGCTTCCCCCTCGCCGAGGCCGCCGCGGCGCATCGGATGATTGAAAACGACAGTTTCCGCGGGAAGATCGTGCTGACGGTCGACGCCGCCCCGGGGTGA
- a CDS encoding TetR/AcrR family transcriptional regulator has product MEKTAKQLAGEQTRANLLDAALMALRQKGYAATTVDDVCRAAAVTKGSFFHHFSSKEALATAAAQHFADFADRIFRDAPYQRLPDPLDRLLGYVDFRIALLQGPIHQYACLHGTLLQEMYESHPAVRETIEPLMFQHVAMIERDVAAAVAAREPRPDVDPHTLSVHMQTVLQGALIYAKAANGPAVAIESLRHLRRYIELLFSSSPP; this is encoded by the coding sequence ATGGAAAAAACAGCCAAACAGCTCGCCGGGGAACAGACGCGGGCCAACCTGCTCGACGCCGCCCTGATGGCGTTGCGCCAGAAGGGCTACGCCGCCACCACCGTCGACGATGTCTGCCGGGCGGCGGCGGTCACCAAGGGGAGCTTCTTCCACCACTTCTCCAGCAAGGAAGCCCTCGCGACGGCGGCGGCCCAGCACTTCGCCGACTTCGCCGACCGCATCTTCCGCGACGCCCCGTACCAGCGGCTGCCCGATCCGCTCGACCGCCTGCTGGGGTACGTGGACTTCCGCATCGCCCTGCTGCAGGGGCCGATCCACCAGTACGCCTGCCTGCACGGCACGCTGTTGCAGGAGATGTACGAATCGCACCCGGCCGTCCGGGAGACGATCGAACCGCTGATGTTTCAGCACGTCGCGATGATCGAACGCGATGTCGCCGCGGCCGTCGCGGCCCGCGAACCCCGGCCGGACGTCGACCCGCACACCTTGTCCGTGCACATGCAAACGGTGCTGCAGGGGGCCCTGATCTACGCCAAGGCCGCCAACGGCCCGGCCGTCGCGATCGAGAGTCTGCGGCACCTCCGCCGCTACATCGAGCTGCTGTTTTCCTCCTCCCCGCCGTAA
- a CDS encoding VOC family protein, producing MPLRRIFAHLSCSDPSASGAWFAALFNREPDARPMGSLQEWHHGDAAGLQLFENPADAGHGTLTLIVDGLPAERARLEAAGLNPGPIEPANYVRLIRLRDPDGNLVVLAEPQDAAPAGGS from the coding sequence ATGCCGCTCCGACGGATCTTCGCCCACCTCAGTTGCTCCGATCCGTCGGCGAGCGGCGCCTGGTTCGCCGCCCTGTTTAATCGGGAGCCGGACGCCCGGCCGATGGGCAGCCTGCAGGAATGGCATCACGGCGACGCCGCCGGGCTGCAACTGTTCGAGAACCCCGCCGACGCCGGCCACGGCACGCTGACGCTGATCGTGGACGGCCTGCCGGCGGAGCGAGCCCGGTTGGAGGCCGCCGGCCTGAACCCGGGGCCGATCGAACCGGCGAACTACGTCCGCCTGATCCGGCTGCGGGACCCGGACGGGAACCTCGTCGTCCTCGCCGAGCCGCAGGACGCCGCCCCCGCCGGCGGTTCGTGA
- a CDS encoding VOC family protein produces the protein MSREIFVNLPVADLERSKAFFTALGFRIDPRFTDETAAGVAFSDTIYAMLLTHKKFEEFAPRPIAGPDVTEAIVCLSCESREEVQDLIAKAVAAGGSTHREPTDAGWMYFHGFRDPDGHAWELMFMDQTAAAEHFGPAE, from the coding sequence ATGTCCCGCGAAATCTTCGTCAACCTGCCCGTGGCCGACCTCGAGAGGAGCAAGGCGTTCTTCACCGCCCTGGGGTTTCGGATCGATCCGCGCTTCACGGACGAGACCGCCGCCGGCGTAGCCTTCAGCGACACGATCTACGCGATGCTGCTGACCCACAAGAAGTTTGAGGAGTTCGCCCCGCGTCCCATCGCCGGGCCGGACGTGACCGAGGCGATCGTCTGCCTGTCCTGCGAAAGCCGGGAGGAGGTGCAGGACCTGATCGCGAAGGCCGTCGCCGCCGGCGGCAGCACGCACCGGGAGCCGACGGACGCGGGTTGGATGTACTTCCACGGCTTCCGCGACCCGGACGGCCACGCGTGGGAATTGATGTTCATGGACCAGACCGCGGCGGCGGAGCATTTCGGCCCCGCCGAATAA
- a CDS encoding DoxX family protein produces the protein MSQALAPSALAPSSPVDAVTTPPHSSSARPGRAAYWAGWLLGGLPAAALLMGGVTDLLKLDFVVEGITAAGYPESMLIPLGVVIVLSAVLYFVPRTSVLGAILLTAYMGGAVNHHVHRSEFGQIVPGIVFAALLWLGLLLRDLNVRRALSLRNR, from the coding sequence GTGTCTCAAGCCCTCGCCCCGTCAGCCCTCGCCCCGTCGTCTCCCGTCGATGCCGTCACGACCCCGCCGCACTCGTCGTCCGCCCGGCCCGGTCGGGCGGCGTATTGGGCCGGCTGGCTTCTCGGCGGGCTGCCGGCCGCGGCGCTGCTGATGGGCGGGGTGACGGACCTCCTCAAGCTCGACTTCGTCGTGGAGGGAATCACCGCAGCCGGCTATCCGGAGTCGATGCTGATCCCGCTGGGCGTGGTCATCGTGCTGTCGGCGGTCCTGTACTTCGTGCCGCGCACGTCGGTTCTGGGGGCGATCCTGCTGACGGCCTACATGGGCGGGGCGGTGAACCACCACGTCCACCGCAGCGAATTCGGCCAGATCGTCCCGGGAATCGTGTTTGCGGCGCTGCTGTGGCTCGGATTGCTGCTGCGCGACCTGAACGTCCGCCGGGCGCTGTCGCTCCGGAATCGCTGA
- a CDS encoding thioredoxin family protein produces the protein MHCRPALVRSLAPLLALTLGVVSVGSADASEFNQVLDVGDKAPAFEKLPTADGKTLSLADLKDKKAVVIVFTCNHCPVAKAYEGRMKAFAEEYGKKGVALVALSVSQEPEDELSQMTARAKEQGFNFAYARDESQAVGKAYGATVTPQTFVLGPDRKVRYMGAWDDSWREAKTAEEHYVRDAVDAVLAGAEPAISEKRQVGCGIVYE, from the coding sequence ATGCACTGTCGCCCCGCGCTCGTTCGCTCGCTCGCCCCGTTGCTCGCCCTGACGTTGGGCGTCGTCTCCGTCGGCTCGGCGGACGCCTCGGAGTTCAATCAGGTCCTCGACGTGGGGGACAAGGCCCCGGCCTTCGAGAAACTGCCGACCGCCGACGGCAAAACGCTCTCCCTGGCCGACCTGAAGGACAAGAAGGCGGTCGTGATCGTCTTCACCTGTAATCACTGCCCGGTCGCCAAGGCCTACGAGGGGCGGATGAAGGCCTTCGCGGAGGAGTACGGCAAGAAGGGCGTGGCACTGGTCGCCCTGTCCGTCTCCCAGGAGCCGGAGGACGAACTCTCCCAGATGACCGCCCGGGCCAAGGAGCAGGGCTTCAACTTCGCCTACGCCCGAGACGAGTCGCAGGCGGTCGGTAAGGCGTACGGCGCGACCGTCACCCCGCAGACCTTCGTGCTGGGGCCGGACCGGAAGGTCCGCTACATGGGCGCCTGGGACGACAGCTGGCGTGAAGCCAAGACCGCCGAGGAGCACTACGTCCGCGACGCCGTCGACGCCGTGCTGGCTGGCGCAGAACCGGCGATCTCCGAGAAGCGGCAGGTCGGCTGCGGCATCGTCTACGAGTGA